One part of the Arabidopsis thaliana chromosome 1 sequence genome encodes these proteins:
- a CDS encoding Single hybrid motif superfamily protein (Single hybrid motif superfamily protein; FUNCTIONS IN: molecular_function unknown; INVOLVED IN: glycine catabolic process; LOCATED IN: mitochondrion, glycine cleavage complex; EXPRESSED IN: 22 plant structures; EXPRESSED DURING: 13 growth stages; CONTAINS InterPro DOMAIN/s: Single hybrid motif (InterPro:IPR011053), Glycine cleavage H-protein (InterPro:IPR002930); Has 205 Blast hits to 205 proteins in 102 species: Archae - 6; Bacteria - 8; Metazoa - 118; Fungi - 2; Plants - 34; Viruses - 0; Other Eukaryotes - 37 (source: NCBI BLink).) encodes MEILKLDVAKFPEIEDTIELTNPKRNDEVEDCDDQQKQQLATQEDEEEDELRKLLLSDIGELPISPPSATQVNFVSYFITDFTKSGHDQYIYRHANGLCVIGLAPTHIAFKDEGGITSVDFNVGKSDRSVLKVSGKRKKNALRSESNTALCKVSTAKDTYIVRCCVKGSLLEVNERLIKQPELLNSTADREGYIAIIMPRPADWTKNKESLITLEEYKEKKEMSL; translated from the exons ATGGAGATTCTGAAGCTTGATGTAGCGAAGTTTCCAGAAATTGAGGATACAATCGAATTAACTAACCCAAAGAGAAACGACGAAGTAGAAGATTGCGACGACCAACAGAAGCAGCAGCTAGCTacacaagaagatgaagaggaagacgaaTTGAGAAAGCTTCTGCTTTCAGATATTGGAGAACTTCCGATTTCTCCTCCTTCAGCTACACAagtcaattttgtttcttacttcATCACAG ATTTTACTAAATCGGGTCATGATCAATATATTTACCGTCACGCTAATGG tTTGTGTGTAATTGGATTGGCTCCTACGCATATAGCTTTTAAGGATGAAGGTGGAATCACTAGTGTCGATTTCAATGTTGGTAAGTCTGATCGTAGCGTCTTGAAAGTCTCCGGCAAGCGTAAAAAG AATGCGTTGCGCTCTGAATCGAATACAGCATTGTGCAAAGTTTCCACTGCAAAAGATACTTACATTGTTAG GTGCTGCGTTAAAGGCTCTCTCTTGGAGGTCAACGAGAGATTGATTAAGCAACCAGAGCTTCTTAATTCAACG GCTGACCGCGAAGGGTATATTGCGATAATTATGCCAAGACCTGCAGATTGGACCAAAAACAAGGAGTCACTGATAACTCTGGAGgaatataaagaaaagaaagaaatgtctTTATGA
- a CDS encoding Thioredoxin superfamily protein (Thioredoxin superfamily protein; INVOLVED IN: biological_process unknown; LOCATED IN: cell wall, vacuole; EXPRESSED IN: 22 plant structures; EXPRESSED DURING: 13 growth stages; CONTAINS InterPro DOMAIN/s: Thioredoxin fold (InterPro:IPR012335), Thioredoxin-like fold (InterPro:IPR012336); BEST Arabidopsis thaliana protein match is: Thioredoxin superfamily protein (TAIR:AT1G20225.1); Has 151 Blast hits to 149 proteins in 52 species: Archae - 0; Bacteria - 54; Metazoa - 12; Fungi - 4; Plants - 51; Viruses - 0; Other Eukaryotes - 30 (source: NCBI BLink).) gives MIRAVLLFLVFVVETRVQAQLVPPVRQDGFVYPPGHRFDPDTILIEAYFDPVCPDSRDSWPPLKQALHHYGSRVALLLHLLPLPYHDNAYVTSRALHIVNTVHANATFSLLEGFFKHQSLFYNAQTQLLSRPAVVEKIVELGTVSLGNSYQSVLKSGFSDKKSDRATRVSFKYSASRGVYGTPTFYVNGFVLSDAASPSNFGGWKKIIDPLVQAHEMEDNFIPFL, from the exons ATGATTCGAGCGGTTCTCCTGTTCCTTGTCTTCGTCGTTGAGACGAGAGTACAAGCGCAGCTAGTGCCGCCGGTGAGGCAAGATGGTTTCGTTTACCCACCGGGTCATCGTTTCGACCCGGATACTATACTAATTGAGGCGTATTTTGACCCGGTTTGCCCGGACAGTAGAGACTCTTGGCCGCCACTGAAGCAAGCTCTTCATCACTATGGATCTCGCGTTGCCCTTCTCCTCCATCTCCTTCCTTTACC CTACCATGACAATGCCTATGTAACATCACGGGCCTTACACATTGTGAATACCGTACACGCCAATGCTACCTTCAGTTTGCTGGAAGGGTTCTTCAAGCATCAG tcATTGTTTTACAACGCGCAAACACAACTCCTTTCAAGACCTGCAGTTGTGGAGAAAATAGTCGAACTTGGAACAGTCTCGTTGGGGAACTCATATCAATCGGTTCTTAAATCCGGCTTCAGCGACAAAAAATCGGATCGTGCAACCAGAGTTTCCTTCAAG TATAGCGCTTCAAGAGGGGTTTATGGTACACCAACCTTCTACGTTAACGGGTTTGTATTGTCTGATGCTGCTTCCCCTTCAAATTTTGGAGGATGGAAGAAAATCATTGATCCTCTGGTTCAAGCACATGAGATGGAAGATAACTTCATTCCCTTCCTTTGA
- a CDS encoding PAM domain (PCI/PINT associated module) protein (PAM domain (PCI/PINT associated module) protein; FUNCTIONS IN: enzyme regulator activity; INVOLVED IN: protein catabolic process, ubiquitin-dependent protein catabolic process; LOCATED IN: proteasome complex, plasma membrane, proteasome regulatory particle, lid subcomplex, membrane; EXPRESSED IN: 23 plant structures; EXPRESSED DURING: 13 growth stages; CONTAINS InterPro DOMAIN/s: Proteasome component (PCI) domain (InterPro:IPR000717), PCI/PINT associated module (InterPro:IPR013143), 26S proteasome regulatory subunit, C-terminal (InterPro:IPR013586); BEST Arabidopsis thaliana protein match is: PAM domain (PCI/PINT associated module) protein (TAIR:AT1G20200.1); Has 740 Blast hits to 739 proteins in 220 species: Archae - 0; Bacteria - 0; Metazoa - 313; Fungi - 146; Plants - 168; Viruses - 0; Other Eukaryotes - 113 (source: NCBI BLink).) gives MTQDVEMKDNQTPTQSVVSAPTSTLQNLKEIAALIDTGSYTKEVRRIARAVRLTVGLRRKLTGSVISSFLDFALVPGSEAHTRLSSFVPKSDEHDMEVDTASSNSQAPPKHLPAELEIYCYFIVLLFLIDQKKYNEAKVCSTASIARLKSVNRRTVDVIASKLYFYYSLSYELTNDLAEIRSTLLALHHSATLRHDELGQETLLNLLLRNYLHYNLYDQAEKLRSKAPRFEAHSNQQFCRYLFYLGKIRTIQLEYTDAKESLLQAARKAPVASLGFRIQCNKWAIIVRLLLGEIPERSIFTQKGMEKTLRPYFELTNAVRIGDLELFGKIQEKFAKTFAEDRTHNLIVRLRHNVIRTGLRNISISYSRISLQDVAQKLRLNSANPVADAESIVAKAIRDGAIDATIDHKNGCMVSKETGDIYSTNEPQTAFNSRIAFCLNMHNEAVRALRFPPNTHREKESEEKRREMKQQEEELAKYMAEEDDDDF, from the exons ATGACTCAGGACGTAGAGATGAAAGATAACCAAACCCCAACGCAATCCGTCGTCTCTGCTCCTACCTCCACGCTACAGA atTTGAAGGAGATTGCAGCTCTGATTGATACTGGATCTTATACAAAGGAAGTCCGTCGTATTGCTCGTGCTGTGCGTCTCACCGTTGGACTACGAAGGAAGCTCACGGGTTCCGTGATCTCTTCTTTCCTTGATTTCGCTTTGGTTCCTGGATCTGAAGCTCACActcgtctctcttcttttgtgcCGAAG AGTGATGAACATGACATGGAAGTTGATACAGCATCATCGAATTCCCAAGCTCCTCCTAAGCATCTACCTGCAGAGCTCGAGATTTACTGCTActtcattgttcttctttttctcattgaTCAGAAAAAGTACAACGAG GCCAAAGTTTGTTCTACCGCTAGCATTGCTCGCCTCAAAAGCGTAAACAGGAGAACCGTTGATGTCATTGCTTCCAAATTGTATTTTTACTACTCCTTAAGTTACGAGCTAACTAATGATCTTGCAGAGATACGTAG TactcttcttgctcttcaccATTCGGCCACACTGCGCCACGACGAATTGGGCCAGGAAACACTTTTGAATCTGTTGCTTCGCAATTATCTACACTACAACCTGTACGACCAAGCAGAGAAGTTGAGATCAAAAGCGCCTCGATTTGAGGCACACTCTAACCAACAG TTTTGTAGGTACTTGTTTTACCTTGGCAAGATCAGGACGATTCAACTTGAGTACACCGATGCAAAAGAGAGTCTCCTCCAAGCTGCTAGGAAAGCACCTGTTGCATCTCTGGGATTCAGAATCCAGTGCAACAAGTGGGCTATCATAGTTCGGCTGTTGTTGGGTGAAATACCTGAACGATCTATCTTCACTCAGAAaggaatggagaagactctTAGGCCATATTTTGAGCTGACCAAC gCTGTGAGAATTGGTGACTTGGAGCTGTTCGGGAAAATCCAAGAGAAGTTTGCCAAAACATTTGCGGAAGACAGGACTCACAACCTCATAGTCAGACTCCGACACAACGTGATCAGAACAGGACTGCGCAACATCAGCATTTCCTACTCCAGAATCTCTCTACAGGATGTTGCTCAAAAGCTGAGACTGAACTCAGCGAACCCAGTGGCTGATGCAGAAAGCATCGTCGCTAAAGCCATTAGAGATGGAGCAATCGACGCAACCATCGACCACAAGAACGGTTGTATGGTCTCCAAGGAAACAGGAGACATCTACTCCACTAATGAACCACAGACTGCGTTTAACTCGAGGATTGCCTTCTGTTTGAATATGCACAATGAAGCGGTTAGAGCACTGAGGTTCCCGCCAAACACGCACAGGGAGAAAGAGAGCGAGGAGAAAAGAAGGGAGATGAAACAGCAAGAAGAGGAGCTCGCTAAATACATGGCTgaggaagacgatgatgatttCTAG
- a CDS encoding Thioredoxin superfamily protein has protein sequence MFHCLFYDLFHGNVNDSFVLCRIIRSCIESFFLDFGNCSYHDNAYVTSRALHIVNTVHANATFSLLEGFFKHQSLFYNAQTQLLSRPAVVEKIVELGTVSLGNSYQSVLKSGFSDKKSDRATRVSFKYSASRGVYGTPTFYVNGFVLSDAASPSNFGGWKKIIDPLVQAHEMEDNFIPFL, from the exons atgtttcacTGTCTGTTTTATGATTTGTTCCATGGAAATGTGAATGATTCCTTTGTGTTATGTCGGATTATTCGTTCTtgtattgaatcttttttcttggattttggAAATTGCAGCTACCATGACAATGCCTATGTAACATCACGGGCCTTACACATTGTGAATACCGTACACGCCAATGCTACCTTCAGTTTGCTGGAAGGGTTCTTCAAGCATCAG tcATTGTTTTACAACGCGCAAACACAACTCCTTTCAAGACCTGCAGTTGTGGAGAAAATAGTCGAACTTGGAACAGTCTCGTTGGGGAACTCATATCAATCGGTTCTTAAATCCGGCTTCAGCGACAAAAAATCGGATCGTGCAACCAGAGTTTCCTTCAAG TATAGCGCTTCAAGAGGGGTTTATGGTACACCAACCTTCTACGTTAACGGGTTTGTATTGTCTGATGCTGCTTCCCCTTCAAATTTTGGAGGATGGAAGAAAATCATTGATCCTCTGGTTCAAGCACATGAGATGGAAGATAACTTCATTCCCTTCCTTTGA
- a CDS encoding Alba DNA/RNA-binding protein (Alba DNA/RNA-binding protein; FUNCTIONS IN: nucleic acid binding; INVOLVED IN: biological_process unknown; LOCATED IN: cellular_component unknown; EXPRESSED IN: 25 plant structures; EXPRESSED DURING: 15 growth stages; CONTAINS InterPro DOMAIN/s: Alba, DNA/RNA-binding protein (InterPro:IPR002775); BEST Arabidopsis thaliana protein match is: Alba DNA/RNA-binding protein (TAIR:AT1G20220.1); Has 82924 Blast hits to 30623 proteins in 1819 species: Archae - 80; Bacteria - 18988; Metazoa - 40987; Fungi - 4955; Plants - 6789; Viruses - 861; Other Eukaryotes - 10264 (source: NCBI BLink).), translated as MDKYQRVVKPKADTPIDANEIRITSQGRARNYITYAMTLLQDKGSTEVVFKAMGRAINKTVTIVELIKRRIPDLHQNTSIGSTDITDTWEPTEEGLLPLETTRHVSMITITLSKIELNTSSVGYQCPIPIELVKPMGDIDYEGREGSPGGRGRGRGRGRGRGRGRGGRGNAYVNVEHEDGGWEREQSYGRGRGRGRGRSSRGRGRGGYNGPPNEYDAPQDGGYGYDAPHEHRGYDDRGGYDAPPQGRGGYDGPQGRGGYDGPQGRRGYDGPPQGRGGYDGPSQGRGGYDGPSQGRGGYDGPSQGRGGYDGPQGRGRGRGRGRGGRGRGGGRGGDGGFNNRSDGPPVQAAA; from the exons ATGGATAAGTATCAACGAGTGGTGAAGCCGAAAGCGGATACGCCGATTGATGCGAATGAGATTCGTATCACTAGTCAAGGCAGGGCACGAAACTACATCACCTATGCGATGACTCTTCTTCAG GATAAAGGGTCAACTGAAGTTGTATTCAAGGCAATGGGAAGAGCTATCAACAAGACTGTGACCATTGTAGAGCTGATTAAG AGAAGGATCCCTGATCTTCATCAGAACACATCTATTGGATCCACAGACATCACAGACACATGGGAACCAACAGAGGAAGGCCTTCTACC TTTGGAGACTACAAGGCATGTGTCAATGATAACCATTACCCTATCCAAGATTGAGCTTAATACCTCCTCTGTTGG GTACCAGTGCCCAATTCCTATTGAGTTGGTGAAGCCAATGGGCGATATTGATTATGAAGGACGAG AGGGTTCACCTGGTGGCAGAGGGaggggaagaggaagaggaagggGAAGAGGAAGGGGGCGAGGTGGCAGAG GAAATGCTTATGTGAACGTTGAGCATGAAGATGGAGGTTGGGAACGTGAGCAGTCCTATGGTAGAGGAAGAGGACGTGGCAGAGGACGCAGCAGTCGTGGTCGTGGAAGAGGAGGATACAATGGTCCTCCGAATGAGTATGATGCACCACAAGATGGAGGTTACGGTTACGATGCTCCTCATGAACACCGTGGATATGATGACCGTGGTGGTTATGATGCCCCTCCTCAGGGCCGTGGTGGTTACGATGGTCCTCAGGGTCGCGGTGGTTACGATGGTCCTCAGGGTCGCCGTGGTTATGATGGTCCTCCTCAGGGCCGTGGTGGTTATGATGGTCCTTCTCAAGGCCGTGGTGGTTATGATGGTCCTTCTCAGGGCCGTGGTGGTTATGATGGTCCTTCTCAGGGCCGTGGTGGTTATGATGGTCCTCAGGGTCGtg GGCGTGGACGTGGACGTGGAAGGGGAGGACgtggaagaggaggaggacgtggtggtgatggtggttTCAACAACAGATCAGATGGACCACCAGTCCAGGCAGCTGCTTGA
- a CDS encoding Thioredoxin superfamily protein: MIRAVLLFLVFVVETRVQAQLVPPVRQDGFVYPPGHRFDPDTILIEAYFDPVCPDSRDSWPPLKQALHHYGSRVALLLHLLPLPYHDNAYVTSRALHIVNTVHANATFSLLEGFFKHQSLFYNAQTQLLSRPAVVEKIVELGTVSLGNSYQSVLKSGFSDKKSDRATRVSFKVIPLGT, translated from the exons ATGATTCGAGCGGTTCTCCTGTTCCTTGTCTTCGTCGTTGAGACGAGAGTACAAGCGCAGCTAGTGCCGCCGGTGAGGCAAGATGGTTTCGTTTACCCACCGGGTCATCGTTTCGACCCGGATACTATACTAATTGAGGCGTATTTTGACCCGGTTTGCCCGGACAGTAGAGACTCTTGGCCGCCACTGAAGCAAGCTCTTCATCACTATGGATCTCGCGTTGCCCTTCTCCTCCATCTCCTTCCTTTACC CTACCATGACAATGCCTATGTAACATCACGGGCCTTACACATTGTGAATACCGTACACGCCAATGCTACCTTCAGTTTGCTGGAAGGGTTCTTCAAGCATCAG tcATTGTTTTACAACGCGCAAACACAACTCCTTTCAAGACCTGCAGTTGTGGAGAAAATAGTCGAACTTGGAACAGTCTCGTTGGGGAACTCATATCAATCGGTTCTTAAATCCGGCTTCAGCGACAAAAAATCGGATCGTGCAACCAGAGTTTCCTTCAAGGTAATTCCTTTAGGAACTTAA
- a CDS encoding Single hybrid motif superfamily protein, translated as MEILKLDVAKFPEIEDTIELTNPKRNDEVEDCDDQQKQQLATQEDEEEDELRKLLLSDIGELPISPPSATQVNFVSYFITDFTKSGHDQYIYRHANGLCVIGLAPTHIAFKDEGGITSVDFNVGKSDRSVLKVSGKRKKNALRSESNTALCKVSTAKDTYIVRLSLGGQREID; from the exons ATGGAGATTCTGAAGCTTGATGTAGCGAAGTTTCCAGAAATTGAGGATACAATCGAATTAACTAACCCAAAGAGAAACGACGAAGTAGAAGATTGCGACGACCAACAGAAGCAGCAGCTAGCTacacaagaagatgaagaggaagacgaaTTGAGAAAGCTTCTGCTTTCAGATATTGGAGAACTTCCGATTTCTCCTCCTTCAGCTACACAagtcaattttgtttcttacttcATCACAG ATTTTACTAAATCGGGTCATGATCAATATATTTACCGTCACGCTAATGG tTTGTGTGTAATTGGATTGGCTCCTACGCATATAGCTTTTAAGGATGAAGGTGGAATCACTAGTGTCGATTTCAATGTTGGTAAGTCTGATCGTAGCGTCTTGAAAGTCTCCGGCAAGCGTAAAAAG AATGCGTTGCGCTCTGAATCGAATACAGCATTGTGCAAAGTTTCCACTGCAAAAGATACTTACATTGTTAG GCTCTCTCTTGGAGGTCAACGAGAGATTGATTAA
- the VAB1 gene encoding ATPase, V1 complex, subunit B protein (ATPase, V1 complex, subunit B protein; FUNCTIONS IN: hydrogen ion transporting ATP synthase activity, rotational mechanism, hydrolase activity, acting on acid anhydrides, catalyzing transmembrane movement of substances, proton-transporting ATPase activity, rotational mechanism, ATP binding; INVOLVED IN: response to cadmium ion, glucose mediated signaling pathway; LOCATED IN: plasma membrane, chloroplast, vacuole, membrane; EXPRESSED IN: 6 plant structures; EXPRESSED DURING: L mature pollen stage, M germinated pollen stage, seedling growth; CONTAINS InterPro DOMAIN/s: ATPase, F1/V1/A1 complex, alpha/beta subunit, C-terminal (InterPro:IPR000793), ATPase, alpha/beta subunit, nucleotide-binding domain, active site (InterPro:IPR020003), ATPase, F1/V1/A1 complex, alpha/beta subunit, N-terminal (InterPro:IPR004100), ATPase, alpha/beta subunit, nucleotide-binding domain (InterPro:IPR000194), ATPase, V1 complex, subunit B (InterPro:IPR005723); BEST Arabidopsis thaliana protein match is: ATPase, V1 complex, subunit B protein (TAIR:AT1G20260.1); Has 40608 Blast hits to 39489 proteins in 9699 species: Archae - 963; Bacteria - 21151; Metazoa - 1673; Fungi - 795; Plants - 8192; Viruses - 0; Other Eukaryotes - 7834 (source: NCBI BLink).): MGTNDLDIEEGTLEIGMEYRTVSGVAGPLVILDKVKGPKYQEIVNIRLGDGSTRRGQVLEVDGEKAVVQVFEGTSGIDNKFTTVQFTGEVLKTPVSLDMLGRIFNGSGKPIDNGPPILPEAYLDISGSSINPSERTYPEEMIQTGISTIDVMNSIARGQKIPLFSAAGLPHNEIAAQICRQAGLVKRLEKTVDLLEDHGEDNFAIVFAAMGVNMETAQFFKRDFEENGSMERVTLFLNLANDPTIERIITPRIALTTAEYLAYECGKHVLVILTDMSSYADALREVSAAREEVPGRRGYPGYMYTDLATIYERAGRIEGRKGSITQIPILTMPNDDITHPTPDLTGYITEGQIYIDRQLHNRQIYPPINVLPSLSRLMKSAIGEGMTRKDHSDVSNQLYANYAIGKDVQAMKAVVGEEALSSEDLLYLEFLDKFERKFVMQGAYDTRNIFQSLDLAWTLLRIFPRELLHRIPAKTLDQFYSRDSTS; encoded by the exons ATGGGGACGAATGATCTCGACATCGAAGAAGGGACTCTGGAGATCGGCATGG AGTATAGAACTGTTTCTGGTGTTGCTGGACCATTGGTCATTCTTGACAAAGTGAAG GGTCCAAAGTACCAGGAGATTGTTAATATTCGCTTAGGAGATGGATCAACGAGACGTGGTCAGGTTTTGGAAGTTGATGGCGAGAAAGCAGTTGTGCAG GTTTTTGAAGGAACATCTGGAATTGACAACAAGTTTACAACCGTGCAATTCACAGGAGAG GTTTTGAAAACACCTGTATCATTGGACATGCTTGGGCGCATATTTAACGGTTCAGGAAAGCCGATTGATAATGGCCCTCCTATTCTGCCAGAAGCATACCTTGATATTTCAG GAAGTTCAATCAACCCCAGTGAAAGAACCTATCCTGAAGAGATGATACAGACAGGCATATCGACCATCGATGTCATGAATTCCATTGCTCGTGGACAGAAGATTCCACTTTTCTCTGCTGCTGGTCTTCCACATAATGAAATAGCTGCTCAGATTTGTCGTCAGGCTGGTCTAGTCAAGCGTTTGGAAAAGACTGTTGATCTACTTGAG GATCATGGAGAGGACAATTTTGCAATTGTGTTTGCAGCTATGGGTGTGAACATGGAGACAGCTCAGTTCTTCAAGcgagattttgaagaaaatggatCAATGGAGAGAGTTACTCTTTTCCTGAACCTG GCCAATGACCCAACCATTGAGAGAATCATCACTCCTCGAATTGCCCTCACAACAGCTGAATATCTGGCTTATGAATGTGGGAAACACGTCCTTGTTATATTGACGGATATGAGTTCTTATGCTGATGCTCTTCGTGAG GTTTCCGCTGCCCGAGAAGAGGTTCCCGGAAGACGTGGATATCCAGGTTATATGTACACTGATCTTGCAACTATTTATGAACGTGCTGGGCGTATAGAAGGAAGAAAAGGTTCCATCACCCAAATTCCAATCCTCACTATGCCCAATGACG ATATCACTCATCCAACTCCGGATCTTACTGGTTACATTACTGAAGGTCAGATATATATCGATAGGCAACTTCACAACAGACAG ATATATCCACCCATCAACGTGCTTCCATCCCTTTCTCGTTTAATGAAG AGTGCTATCGGCGAGGGCATGACTCGTAAAGACCATTCTGATGTGTCGAACCAGCTGTATGCAAATTATGCAATCGGGAAAGATGTTCAAGCGATGAAAGCtgttgttggagaagaagcaCTTTCTTCAGAGGATTTGCTTTATCTAGAGTTTTTGGATAAGTTTGAGAGGAAGTTTGTGATGCAAGGAGCTTATGATACACGCAACATCTTCCAGTCGCTGGACTTAGCTTGGACATTGCTCCGTATCTTCCCACGGGAGCTTCTTCATCGTATCCCTGCAAAGACACTTGACCAATTCTACAGCCGCGACTCAACCAGTTAA